In Drechmeria coniospora strain ARSEF 6962 chromosome 03, whole genome shotgun sequence, the DNA window GGAGACTGAGTCCTACTGCAGCTCCGCACGATGCACTTAAGAAAGCTGAGGCAGTCAAAGTTTCCACCCAGGAGCTCAATTAATTACCGTACTGTGTACATCAAACAAGGGTACTGAGAGTCCTAGCCTTAACGGTTACTGAAGTTTTTTGTACGACTCGGTTAGTGTATGTGCTAGTCATGACCAGCCAGGCATGGGGTTAGAATAGGCGCACAGGTACCGGTGCATGCAACGTCCGTACGGATACACGTGCATCTAAGTAATATTACAATAACATTAGAGGGCTTGTAAGAGAGATACTAAGGAGAAGCATTTAATTTTATTTAGCTAAACAATTATCGAATGGATGTATTTATACTTATATTGTATATATCATTATTGTACTGAGTAAAGGTGATGTTGATATTGTATGAGCAATGCGTATTATTGTTGTGCGCGCAAAGCGTTTACTTAGTAGTAAACAGCGCATACATAATAGTATtgtaatattacttgcatACACGGGTACCGGTGCACCAATTGGAACCCGCAGGTATGCGTTCGAAGTTCAAACATCAAACACAGGGATCTGTCAGAAATATGCATGGACCCATCGTAAGAATACTGTGCCTTGTGGTAAATAACCAATGTGGACCAGGTACCGACAAGGGCCATCAGCAGCTCACTTAGGTACTGCTTAACCAAAAAAATTCCCAGAAACAGGAAGAGCAGCTCTAGGGTAGCAAGAAGATATTAAGTCTATGTAGCTCTCAAGAAACACAAATAATTACACCTCAAGCATCTACTGGAATCAGTCTATTATTTTTACGTCCATATATAGCGCATGTGTATTATAATTAtaatttaaatataatagaaAATAAATATTATGGCTGTTGTGTGTGCTTGCTAATAGGGTGTAATGAATGAAGAAATTATTTTGTACTTGTTTAAATAAGACTTGAACAGTATTACTGTGTTGCATTGTGTGATACAAAAAAATCAATGATGTGGGATACTAGGAAGGTACAAGGCTAGTCTTGTGGACCCATAAAAAGATACCTGGACCCAGTCTATTATTTTGGTCTACTACCAGTACACTAATAGCTGAAAGGCTTGATTCCCCGATAGCAAGCGCAGAGTGCTGTTGAAAATTTTCTGACTAAACTATTCAGAGTAAGACCATGAGTAGGAGTAGCACTAATTTATCGTCCTATTATTCTTGGCACTCTCGTTACAAAAAGCACTATACTAGATGACCTGATGCATTTCTAACATGCTACAAATATAGTGATTGCCactgtatactccgtactgtttAATTCTTTCTTGCTGGCAATTGGAACCCTGGACTATTCCGAATTTAATTTGAATTATCCACAGGATACATTTATAGGCAATGTGTATGGGCAGTGTGGTTGAGTAAATGCAAGACGCATGTAGTCATAGAATGACCGTGCTCTACGGCAACTCCTTTGCCTCTTTCAAATAACCTTTTGCTAAAGCTAGGCAATTGACACCATTTGCAGGCGAAGTATAATCTTAATAGCCAAGAAAAGAGTAAAGTGGTTCCGTAGCGAAACGATAATTATCCCTTGGGGTATAAGCGAACACTATTGACTGTGCATGAAGAGGTTTATAAACAATGTTGTTGAAGAGGGTATTGTGTGGAACGCGTGGCTTACGAGATATTGTGAGGCTACTGTCGTGAAATTTTGTGAAAATTGCTATACCTGCGCAATATTTACTTGCTAATACATCGCCGGGCCCAAAGCACCTTGTTGTGTCCTGCGCTGAATTAGATGAATTATACGGTAAGCAATGGCCGAGACACGATGGGGATGGGTGACCCTAATCAGTTACAATAGTTGCACCAGCCACTATGGAAAAAGCACTTGTGCAATTGAATCTATATTTCCAGTCAATGACCTGCTTTATGCACTGTCTAAAATACTTGGTACTGTGCGTATTCCTCCCAAATCATCTACATTAATCGTAgctaatacggagtataagtGGGGTGCATTCGATTCTAAGAAAGATGTCTTGAAACAAGGTTACGCAGTGTCTTGTTTTAAACAAGAGCTCGGACAATGCGTATTAAGGCACATCCTGTAATATATTTTCCTGGTTCTAGCCAATCGAGAGTGGCTAAAGGTAGCCAATACTAGCGTAGCCCGGTGCTAGTATAACTGTAACAATTCAACTCTTACCGCATGAGTTGGTGTTTGAGCCCCTGACTTTTTACTAGACAGGATGTCAGGGTATTGACACCAGTACTAGTGCTAAAGGACGAAACTAGCTTTGCTTATCATAACGCTATATTCGCATAACTGGTGCTAAGGTGTTATTGATTTGCTACTATTATCTATTACAAGCTCCGTATAGCACTTCCAACCATTGACTAGTACCGAGCATGTCGTACATAACAAAGCCACTAATACGATATACAGTATATGCTCTGCAGAGACCATGAGTACATACAATATATGGCTGTAACAATCCACTGTTTCAAGATATAGAAGATCATTATGCTTCAAGGTCGTTTGCTACGCTCGTAATTATTTGATTCAAGTGCATTGCGAAGAGAGTTATTGTGTAAAAGATACAGGCAGTATAGCTAGCATTGAATTTAAGCACGCAAGTAGACCAATATAATCGGATATTACCAAAATGCCATTGGAATGTCGGATATATCTGAATCGTACAATAAaatgcaagtaataattaaaTCATCCAAGGTAGGCTTCCTGAAACAAGAACTCATTGATACTCAATGCCTGCGTTGCACGCACATGAATGAGGGATTGTATATTACATCATGGCATGAGTGAGTGGGGTTTGTCTACACGAGTCGTTGCATTGTGTATCAGTATGTTGTGTCTCAAGTAACCAGTGTGGCGAAACCACTAATAATACTGTCTGCGCAGGATTGAATTATGCGCATAACAAAAATGCAAGGAATAAGTTGAAGAATTTGCTGGATTCTTGTTCCGTTCATTTGTGTACATATAAGACATACCCCCAAGCAGACAAATATAAACCCTAAATGCATCCAATTCGTTAGTTACACCTGCTTGTAGGCTGCATCCACTACAATACATTCCCTAAACTTCCCGAAATCTTAACCTTCTCGCTATTCGAGCTACATAAATCGCCTGTTAAACTATCATCCTCAATCATGAAGTTCATTAACGCAGTTTTCTTTGCTACTATTGCCTCGGCTGCTTCTTTTCGTCGCCAACAGAATCCTGCCGGCGTTCTGCTGAACATACAAAATTCCGTCATAAACCTGAACTCGAATGTCCGCTTCATGTCAGATACGGTTGTGAGCAGCACATACCCCGAAATTCTTGATGAAAGTTTTACGGATCTTCATCAGGTTATTCAAGCCGCTACCTCATACTTTGATACAATGCCTCACCGTATCACTAAAGAAGAGACATCTACTATTCTTCCGTTCATTACAAAGTTTGACCAGTATGCTCAACATGTTGGTAGTGCTTTAACTGACAGAATTTGGGCGATCTTTAAGAGCGAATCTTGCAATTCCGTACAAAGTCAACTCAGAATCATTCAGAATGACTTTAAAGGTCTTGGTAAAGTCCTATCTCAAAAGATTGATGAACATACTATTGCTGTTCCTTTAGGATATACTAAAGATGTTACTAATATACTGGAAAACGTTATCAAGGAGTTCGCGCCAGATGCATGCAAAGCAGGTGCCGATAAGATTTCTCAGGACAAACACCGTAAAGCAGGTTCCAAAGCTTCTGGCAAGTTTAGTGCGTGGAGAGATAATTGATTAGTATTATGTGTATATATTGACCAAGGCAAGTCGGTGCGTGGGCAGAGTGACCTAGACTAGAACTACGAAATCGTACCCCGCGATATGAAGAGGGGATAAGTAGGTCGCGTTAATGCaacctccttttcctcccttcGTACCAATTTGATttattgaaagagatctcttgctaccagtttcccccagaaccgaaccaacaagTATAGTCATATTACGTAGAATACTACAAATTTGTGTATATAGTGACCAAGGCAAGTCAATACGTAGGCAAAGCGACCTAGACTTGGGCTACGTAATCGCAACCTTGCGACCCACTGGGGGATAAGTAGGACGCAGCAACGCaacctccttttcctccctttgtaccaaattgaatcatTGAAAGGGATCCCTTGTTGCCAGTTTCACCCAGAACCGAAACAACACTGATTAGAATTTATAGGTGCAATCGTATAAGGTGGGTATACTCCTTTACTGATCGGTTGGACCTATATTGGTGGCTGTAACATAGCTGTAATCTTAAATTGGTACTAGCCTTTGGTTAGGTCTATAATATGCTCGACCATTCTACTGCAGAGTTCTTTTCTTACCGACCGAGAAAGAGTATAAGAGTCGGATAGCAAGATTTCAATATATCTTTATGCCAACAACAATCACACGTACATCGGAGTCTATGAGAGTTCGAGATGGAGTGTTAACCGTTTTGACGGTCACAATCACTAGTACCTCTAAGGCTATAGTAGCCACACAAAGTGGCCTAGGCACAAGCTGGTCATTGCAAGGATATTGCCTTGTAGTGCATGCATTACTAAAGCGTAAGTTCAGTATGCCATTCCTGCATCCTTCTACCACGTACACGTCACGTACACGTAGAGCAGATTGGTATACACTTCGCCTTCACTGCTTGCGCTGCCTGCGCTACCTGTGGGGTATTTTACGAAACGATGACATTTTCCAATCGAACCCTTGAAAGGGATTTGTCTTGCCGTTGCCGAAAAATATTCGTCTTACCTTTAGCTAGCATAGGGTATGCGAAGCAACTGTGCGGCAAGGGGTGAATGGAAGAAGCGTGTCATGCTGGCACTGCACTATATCGCCGTTCTTTTCCACATTTCACCTCAGCACTTTACACGGCATGCATCGCCAAGGCGTGAGATTTCGCGCGCAGAAGCGTGCGTGACGAGACGGTGGACCGCGGGCGTCATCGGCGAGCTCGCTCATGCTTTTGCGCTTCGCCGCGCGCTCTTCGCCTCCTCGCTTTGGTGGACTAGACAAGGCAAGGGAACGAAATAATTGAATTTTCGACACTACTTTTGCCGACTACTTTTGCAAGTAATTGGCGGCATTTTGAAGCAGATTGACCCCACCGGGAACGTTTTGTATGTAGCGAGCGTTGAAGCGGATGATGTCCTTGACCTTGTGATACGTGTCGGCATCAATGTGCAGCGGTTGGCTGCTCACGATCCACGACACACCCTCGGCGCACGGGGGCGTGGTGAGGGAGCCCGAGTATCTGGACGCAACGGTCAGCGAACGCGGCACGTCAGACGGTGGGACGGGGTGCGCTTGCGTGTAAATGTTGTTGTTCTTGAGGTGATTCTCGAGCTCCGTGAAGCACAGCGGGCCGGTGGCGGCATCCGAACCTGGCGTCGCGACTTGGTCGACGTTCTGGAAGACGGACGACAGGAACGGCGTGGTCGggccgaggtcgatgagGAAACCGACGGCCGTGAGGGACTTGTCTGGTGGACGGAAGGGTCAGCGGCCGCCACGCGTGGGACTGCGTCGCGGGGGTCACGGTACCGTCGGCTTGAAAGACAAAGTGCACCTCCATGACCGAGTACTCGGACTCGATGAAGTGCTCGCTCGGCGTGTGAAAGTGAAACTGGACGAGGTGGTACGTCTTGCCGCCGTGAACCAGCGTTCCGTTCCCCGGCacctcgagcgtcgtgcCGAGGTTCTCCAGGACGGAGCCGTTcggggcgccgtcgacctggaAGGAAACGGAGCTtcccggcgacgtcgtcgtcgacccgtTGAGGTTGATGGGCGACTGGTGGGTTCCGGTGGCGCACAGCTTGTTGACGTTTGGGTTGAGGCCGTACCAGTTGAGGGGGCCGATCAAGCCGGTATAGCCGAACTTGAAGACGGGCACCTTGTTCTCTCTCTTAAAGTGGCTCGTGCCGTAGTGACACGACGCAAGCGCGGAGCCGGCGCACAAGGCGAACGTCGCCGCGACCGTGAGCTGGACCATGTTTTCAACGTAGGGGGGGTGCCGGGGAGTCGTCAGTGGATTATGCAGTGGCAAGTACCGTCAAGATGCCGCTCCAAGACGTGGGGGGACGTTCGACGGGGAGACGTATTTATAGATGCTCGCAAGGACGGCGATGGTCGGCCAGGCATCTCATCAACCAAGGGGCCGTGGAGAAGAGGAACGGCGGCAACCGGTACGTTTCCAGCCGCGTACGGCGTCGCGGGGGATGCATTTAGACGCGGCTTTTTGGAGATTTAAGCTTAACAGCTCCCGTGGCTTGGGGTGCTTCGGGAACTCACGGCCgacacgacggccatggaggtGTCGCGAACGGGCCCAAGGTATCCAGCATCTCCGGGTTCGCCATGACCAGCAGGACACGAACGAATGCGGAGCGTCAGGGAGGATGGCAGGATCACCACTTCGCCCCTGGTGTCGCGTCGTCTTAGGATTCCGTCTCGGTTCGTAGCGGATGGCGGCGCAGGGCATCCCACGCACGGCGCGCGGTGGTGGAAGAggctcctcctcgtcaccctTGCGGCCCCTTTTCGTCCTCTCGACTGCCACCGACGGGCACGCGCACGCAGGGCTTGCTGCCACCGTCCTCGATACCGCCGCAACGAGCCGGATTCGGACACGCGAGTTTCTCCACGACGATGGCCATCTCCCGCTCGATCGAGGGATGCCCGCGTCCGTTTTCACGCATGCAGGGTCTCgctccatcctcgacggcaaggcggGCGGGTGCGGCTTGCGCGAGGAGGCTTGCGCCGGCTCGAGGACCGCAGTCCCATCCGGCAAGGCATCCTCTCCATGGGCTGGATGCTGAGGGGGAAGGAATGTCGAGACCTCGATCGAGGCCCGGCCGTGGAGGAATCTGCCGACGTGTGATTCCACCCATGGCGGCTAGCGCAACGTCCTTTTCGACGGAcaaacgtcgacggcaccgctTGCCACTCCCGAgggtcgacgatgcggatTCCGTAGATATTTTTTAGTCGAAATGGCGATGCCAAGGCCGCTTcgggtcgacgccgaggccgcttCGGGTGCCAAGGCCGTTTCGGGCGCCGAGGCTGCTTCGGGCGCCAAGGCCGCATCAGGTGCCCAGCCACTCCGGCGCGGGGAACCGCTCTGCCCCACCGCCTCCGCCACAACGCCACAGCGAGCATTACCTAAGCGAGCATGGCACGCCTTGTCGCCGCCATattctcgtcgccgccggttTCGTTGCGGCCCATTGATtgcgtcctcgtcttccCAACCACACGCGCCGTGCTCTTTCCACCAATCCTTGGACGGCAACGCTTCTCGATGGACGTCTGCTTCGGAgccgtccgtctcgcccAGGACGACGTCTCCCGCAACCGGGGTGACTGCCGTCGAGAAGGCTACCGGTGAAGGGTACGACGGATGGTGGCGGGCACCAAGGCAACGGCCGACGGGCTCTGCACATGCCACGAGCATCTCGTGTCGTTCCGTCCAGGCACGAGGCACGACGTGCTTGACGGTCTCCGAGGCACGTGCCGAATGCCCCTTTGTCGTCGAGTGCTGCCTGCATCCGGCGCAGGTGCCTCTAGCCGGGCCCGTCTTCTCGACGAGCACGCCAGCCTCTCGGCGATGCGTTGGCGACATGCTCGGTGCGCTTCCCTGCCGGGCCCTGCTTCGTTCGCTTCGAGTGCCAGGCCCACTGTACGTTTGCTGCATCTCCAGCCGcaagccgtcgaggacgtcggtGCGCAGAGTCTACTCTCTGgctcgacgatgcgacgaggtcgcccaCGGAAGCATCCAGGCCGGCCCTGCGCATGGTAGTCGTATCGACTGGCCAGCTTTCAGCCCTCGACGGTCGTAGAGTGCATGGTTGGATGACGCCGCCTAGAGTGCATGGTTGGATGGCGCCGCCTGCGAGGCGggtgacgccgtcgaggactcGTACCCGTCCAAGGTTGGAGGCTCTCGAGCAAGAGGTGCCGACACATCCGAGCGTCACTCGCGACGCCGCGTTCCGTGGCAGTGGGCGAAGCGGAACAGAatgtcgaggtcgaggacgccgtcgtgAGGGACGACGGGCGGGACGAGACCGGGTTGCAAGATCAATGTCGACACACCGGGTGTCAGGGCGGCGCGAGGTCGTCGGTCATGGCGGCTTCCACCTGCGCCCACCACTCCTTGATGCCTCGCACGTCGCACCAGGCCATGTCCCAGGGATCCTCGAACCACCAGCGGCCACCccgcaggcggcggccgtcgctctCGTACTTTTTgaggctgccgccgtcgaaccGGTGGTTCTTGACGCCCGTCAGGAGgacggcgctgccgacggTCGGCGTGAAGCTCTCGGGGTCGAGGAAGACGGTGAGGTGAACGCGCTTTGAGGTCGAGGGgtcggcgagacgggcgacgCGCTGGCGGTAGGGCGGCAGGTGCGACGGCTCGACGGGCGAgagggaggcgacgacgacgagcacgttGACGGACCAGTTCTGCGGAAAGGGCAGGTTCGGGACGGCGCAGAGCGTCGTGAGCTTGAGGGGCGTCTGGGCATCGTGCCAGTCCTTGGGGAGGGGGATTGGCTGGACGGACGTGGCCACGGGATgccgccggctcggctcATCCGGAAAGGCGAGGGCACCCAAGGTGTCgaaggcggcctcgaggtcggcgtcgtcggcgtcggcaaaggcgtccgaggacgagacggtgCGGCCTTGCGGGgacggctcctcggccggacGTTTGTCCCTAccgtgccggccgtggccgctctcgtcggcatcgtcagaTGCGTCGTCGGGCGGCATCACCAGACCTACCGGTGCCCGCTCCTCGGTGGGCATTtcctctcggccgtggcggcagTCGTCGCTTCtgtcggcaccggccgcgTCCGTCTCCGGCTTCCCCAGGGCGGCCCTGACCCAGGCGTTCCACCCAACCGTGACTAGGTCCCGGACGACAAGAAACAGCACGCttcgctcggcggcgcctccctcggcgtcgtccacggcggccgtcgagggcacgGGCCGCCGATGAAGCTCAAAGGCGTGCAGGCGGACGTAGCAgccggccgagacggtgccggcggcggcgaagcggtgcatcttgtcgtcgaggagggcctGGACGcagagctcgccgtcggagaGGAGCAGGCGATTGGTCCGCCACCGGCCGTTTCTCGTCACGGCGAGGGACCgcacgtcctcgacgaggaagacggatCCCGGGACGCAGTAGCGGGTGCGcaggagctcggcgatgacgggcaCGAGGGCAAAgggctcggcgccggctgcgagggtcacggcggccgcgtcggcatcggggTCGGACAtggtgtcggcgacgacatgAGCGGTCGTCTGGCGGTCGAGCGGTTAAGGCAGGAGACGGTTCGCGAAGCCGCCGCGGGCGCGGGAGGATGGTGAAAAGTTTGGAGGAAAGGCTGCGTCGCAGAGGAAAGTTTGCGAAGCGGAGGCGGTGAGGTTCGCAGCGTCGAGGAAGGAGTCGTCACGACACGGGCGGCCAACACGTGATGCGTGTTGCGAAAGGGCGCACAGTGCGGATGCTGCGCGTGGGCTCTCGAAGATGGCGGAGCCGTCGCGGCGGGGCTCGAGCTTGCCGCACTGTACGCAGCTCACGACCGCCCTACCCTAGAGCTCGCCTCGGGCTCGGACGACGCAGGCGACAAGGTTCGGCACGGCGTCGTCAGGCTCGCAATCGCATGCCTGTCGTTTGGCTTTTGTTTCACATGGTCGGTCATGTCCATGGCATGCCGAGAAGGTTTCCCAGCTGGCCACGGCCCGAACGAAATAGCAAGAAGAAACGATGGCGTCGTGtgtgccgatgccgaccgaACAGACCGTATATTGCAGGCAAGTTACCCCATACCGTGCTTGGCTCGGACTCGACGATGCGTAGGCCACTCTCGTCTCGTCATGGGCCTGCGTCTCGGTTCGTGCCGGTCCCTCGCTTCGCCGTTcacgccgatgccggcggtGCATCGCAGCCAAGCCATCCCATACGCCGTCGGATCCGGACTCGACGATGCGTAGGCCTCTCTCGTCTCGTCATGGGCCTGCGTCTCGGTTCGTGGCGCTCCCTCGCCTTGTTTGCACGCATGTGCCCGCGGCCCGACACCCCTTGCGGCAAGCGGCCCTCCTTCACTTTGTGTACACGCCCGTGCTCGAGGCGTGGTAGCccttgcggccgacgaggtcgacgagctcgctcCGCCAGGGCcgaccgtcggcgagccTCTCGACGGCCCTCTCAAACGTGTACTCGGGCCGCCAGCCGAGCTCCCGCACGGCCTTGGCCGAGTCGTAGACGCGATCGACGCGGTCGAGGTGCTTCCAGCCTCGCTCCTCgaagacggcgtcgacggcgtcgcagacgcgggcgaagacggcggccgggtcggcatcgagggccgcgagcgtctcggcgtcgttggcaaagggcggcggcgcgctgaTGATGTACTTGGCCCAGCCGAGGGCCCGGGCGCGCTTCAtggcgcaggcggcggcggagacgacgtcggcaaTGTCGCAGCGGCGGtaggcgagctcgagcaccttgaggttgtcgtcggcgagggcggcgcggcggtcgtcgtcgtcgtcctcctcagGGAAGAAGCGGCTCAGgcgcaggacgaggacgggcatGCCGGTCTGGCGGTGGACGAGGGCGCAgaggtcctcggcggcgaccttTGTGACGCCGTAGATGTTCTTGGGCACGGGCACGACCGACTCGTCGATCCAGACGGCGGGGTGGCCGGGCTCGGGGCTCAGGGCTCGGCCAAAGGCGCTCGTGGTGCTGAAGAAGACGAAgctctcgacggcgtcgccgaggcgggccgcctcctcgagcaggacgagggtGCCGGTGACGTTTGTGTCGACAAAGTCCGACTTGGCGTGGGTGCCGACGTGGGGCTTGTGCAGCGTCGCCGCGTGGAGGATGTGCTTGACGGGGTgggaggcgaggaggcgggcgaCAAAGGGccggtcggcgacggagccgacggccgtGGTCGAGTCCGAggggacgacgtcgacgccgaggggcGTGAAGCCGAGCTCGGGCAGGCGGAGCATGAGGGCGGTTCCGAGGTGGCCGGCGGAgccggtgacgaggacgtcgtACGGGACGCCGGGCGGGACGTCGCACATGACGGAGGGCCGGGGGTCGCGCGCGAGGGTGACGGACGAGGGGATCGCGTTGCGTGAGGCTGCGTCCCGTAGCCGATGTCGAGAGCGAGGATGGCTTGTCGCGTGATGGTGCGTCGGCGAGAGAGCCGCGTGAGGTTGTGTCGGCGAGAGAGGTCCTTGCCAGCTCGTAGCCGATGTCGAGAGAAGGATGGCTCGTCGCGTGATGGTACGTCGGCAAGAGAGGTCCTTTCGAGCACCGtggtcgatggcgagggcgaggggaattttgatggccgtcggcgtcggcgtcggcgtgagTGTGAGTCAAGGCGGGGCACGGCGCGtggggtcgtcgacggccagcagaCGCTGCGGTGGGGGCGTGATGATGCGGGCCCGTGACGATtggcacgacggccgagcatgATGAGGCGGcagcgagacggccgagaagTGGGAAAAAGTAGAAAATGTAGACGGAGAGGAGGTGGACGCGGCCGAAAAAGGCCAAGGCTAGGCTCGGCTGCGGCTCGGCTGCGGTGGTCGAAAGACGACCGGCTTGTCGGGGGTCGTCGGGGCTCGTGGGGGTTGGTtggggctcgtcgtcggttaCCCATCCTTTTGTGCCATGGCGTCAAGGGAGAGAAAGCCAAGGACGTACAGGACGGTGTCGAGAGACGATGggctcgtcgtgctcgtcgtgctcgtcggggctcgtcgtcggttgCCAATCCTTTTGTGCCATGGCGTCAAGGTAGAGAAAGCCAAGGACGTACGGGACGGGGTCTAGGGACGATGGgctcctcgtgctcgtcggggctcgtcgtcggttgCCTATCCATTAATGCCTTGGCGTCAAGGTAGAGAAAGACAGGACGGGGTCGAGAGACGATGGgctcctcgtgctcgtcgtcggttgCCCATCCTTTTGTGCCATGGCGTCAAGGGAGAGAAAGGCCAAGGACGTACAGGACGTGGTCGAGAGACGAGGGGCTCGTCGGGTCTTGTCGGTTGCCCATCCTTTCGTGCCATGGCATCAAGGCCTGCCATCGCGGCTCCTAGCCACGCGGTCGTATCCTCAGGCGCACGACGAGGCCCCAGCCCGTCCGCGTCTCCCAGAGGCCCATGGCGGTTTCCCGCCGAAAGGtgacctcctcggccgccaccgtcatggccacgtcgtcgacggcgtccccgctcgtcggcggcggcggcggaggaggaggaggcttCGGACGGCCAAAGAGCGGCCAGCGGCTCGATCTctgcgtcgccggcgccccagtcgtcgtcggtcgaggcggaggcggacgCGGCTCGGGCTGCAGGTGGGCGGCCAGCCGTCGggcgaggtcctcgtcggcccaccacagctcgtcgtcgccctcgccgccgccggacgcggccttgacggctcccttgctcggcctcgacaccCTCAGGAGCACCCGCGTCTCGCCGGCAcgccgctcgtcctcgctcggccgccagtcgtgggcgagggcga includes these proteins:
- a CDS encoding Cyclin-like F-box; the encoded protein is MSDPDADAAAVTLAAGAEPFALVPVIAELLRTRYCVPGSVFLVEDVRSLAVTRNGRWRTNRLLLSDGELCVQALLDDKMHRFAAAGTVSAGCYVRLHAFELHRRPVPSTAAVDDAEGGAAERSVLFLVVRDLVTVGWNAWVRAALGKPETDAAGADRSDDCRHGREEMPTEERAPVGLVMPPDDASDDADESGHGRHGRDKRPAEEPSPQGRTVSSSDAFADADDADLEAAFDTLGALAFPDEPSRRHPVATSVQPIPLPKDWHDAQTPLKLTTLCAVPNLPFPQNWSVNVLVVVASLSPVEPSHLPPYRQRVARLADPSTSKRVHLTVFLDPESFTPTVGSAVLLTGVKNHRFDGGSLKKYESDGRRLRGGRWWFEDPWDMAWCDVRGIKEWWAQVEAAMTDDLAPP
- a CDS encoding oxidoreductase; the protein is MCDVPPGVPYDVLVTGSAGHLGTALMLRLPELGFTPLGVDVVPSDSTTAVGSVADRPFVARLLASHPVKHILHAATLHKPHVGTHAKSDFVDTNVTGTLVLLEEAARLGDAVESFVFFSTTSAFGRALSPEPGHPAVWIDESVVPVPKNIYGVTKVAAEDLCALVHRQTGMPVLVLRLSRFFPEEDDDDDRRAALADDNLKVLELAYRRCDIADVVSAAACAMKRARALGWAKYIISAPPPFANDAETLAALDADPAAVFARVCDAVDAVFEERGWKHLDRVDRVYDSAKAVRELGWRPEYTFERAVERLADGRPWRSELVDLVGRKGYHASSTGVYTK